A DNA window from Candidatus Omnitrophota bacterium contains the following coding sequences:
- the cysK gene encoding cysteine synthase A, which translates to MQNSTKISANILESIGGTPLIRLNRVTVPDTAEVLAKLESLNPGGSVKDRIALAMIEDAENKGLLTKDSTVIEPTSGNTGIGLAMVCAVKGYRCVLTMPETMSLERIYILKAYGAQVILTPGSKGMDGAIKKAQELYKKTPHSFMPHQFQHAANPEAHRKTTAREIIAQAGGKIDAFVAGVGTGGTITGVGEVLKAHNPEIRIIAVEPQASAVLSGKPHGAHRIQGIGAGFIPDILNRSIIDDIITVSDRDAYDMAKLLAKKEGIFSGPSSGAALVGALAVAKKLGKGKRVVTVFPDTGERYFSVAQYFEF; encoded by the coding sequence ATGCAAAATAGTACAAAGATCAGTGCTAATATACTCGAGTCTATAGGAGGCACCCCCTTGATAAGGCTTAATCGCGTAACAGTGCCCGATACGGCAGAAGTACTGGCGAAACTTGAATCGCTCAATCCCGGCGGAAGCGTGAAAGACAGAATAGCGCTTGCCATGATAGAAGACGCAGAAAATAAAGGCCTGCTCACAAAAGACTCAACAGTGATAGAGCCTACAAGTGGCAATACTGGAATTGGGCTTGCAATGGTGTGCGCGGTAAAAGGATATAGATGCGTGTTAACTATGCCGGAAACGATGAGTCTTGAAAGAATATACATATTGAAAGCATACGGAGCCCAGGTCATTCTTACGCCTGGCAGTAAAGGTATGGACGGCGCGATAAAGAAAGCCCAGGAATTATATAAAAAAACACCGCATTCTTTTATGCCGCATCAGTTTCAGCACGCGGCTAATCCCGAGGCGCATAGAAAAACTACTGCACGGGAGATAATAGCGCAGGCCGGTGGGAAAATAGACGCTTTTGTCGCAGGGGTAGGAACCGGCGGGACCATAACAGGAGTGGGAGAAGTGCTCAAAGCACATAACCCGGAAATTAGAATTATAGCAGTTGAGCCCCAAGCCAGCGCCGTTTTATCCGGCAAGCCACATGGCGCCCATAGGATACAGGGCATAGGAGCTGGTTTTATTCCGGATATATTGAATAGAAGTATAATCGATGATATTATTACTGTTAGTGATAGGGACGCATACGATATGGCAAAGTTGCTGGCAAAAAAAGAAGGAATATTTAGTGGGCCGTCTTCCGGTGCAGCCCTTGTAGGAGCTTTGGCGGTTGCAAAAAAATTAGGTAAGGGCAAGAGGGTGGTAACCGTTTTTCCGGATACCGGGGAAAGATATTTTTCGGTAGCGCAGTATTTTGAGTTTTAA
- a CDS encoding HD domain-containing protein, whose translation MPDIETRLLSKMEGYFAEDAKRIRHARAVLGYAKEILEKEKGDREVVIPAAILHDIGIKECEKKYNSTAGHLQEKEGPPIATGILHDLNVDEEIISEVCQIIASHHSPGEIDTANFRILWDADWLVNLRDEYDINDREKLKDVIKKVFLTATGRSRAEEIYIKNEKNG comes from the coding sequence ATGCCTGATATAGAAACGAGGCTATTAAGTAAAATGGAAGGATACTTTGCCGAGGACGCCAAGCGTATTCGGCATGCTCGCGCTGTGTTGGGCTATGCCAAGGAAATTCTGGAAAAAGAAAAAGGAGATAGAGAAGTAGTCATTCCCGCAGCTATACTACATGATATTGGTATAAAGGAATGTGAAAAAAAGTATAATTCCACCGCAGGCCACTTACAGGAAAAAGAGGGCCCTCCTATAGCAACAGGGATTTTACATGATCTAAATGTGGATGAAGAGATTATTTCAGAGGTATGCCAAATAATAGCCAGTCATCACAGTCCCGGGGAGATAGATACCGCAAATTTTAGGATTCTCTGGGATGCAGACTGGTTAGTTAATCTTAGGGACGAATATGATATTAATGACAGAGAAAAACTAAAAGATGTAATCAAGAAAGTATTTTTAACGGCAACAGGAAGATCCAGGGCCGAGGAAATTTATATTAAAAATGAAAAAAACGGGTAA
- a CDS encoding inorganic phosphate transporter: MLIVTVLVVAIFLALNMGISGFSVSFAPSFGSNVLSKNKAALFYGLCVIAGGCLVGPRVVETLVKKISYTEISLLSGGIIIAASAITMFLSNVLKVPQSTSFVTVASFVGAGLFYGRVNWYTVGKILMFALAFSIISFILTIFIKRKIYPPRHGNLRFYENFFVHREKFKKFIIIHDMYAGFSVGTNNVANVVAPLTGLLGMGNLFWLFAISPFFGLGAYFAGERMIKSVSKDIIPVGEFSASIVSFITATFVLLASLLGLPTPYVQFTTFSLLGISCVKDGFKVTAEKSIVKRILWVWVLVPIFTALLSFGIHNIFHNYLAH, translated from the coding sequence TTCCTTTGCGCCATCTTTCGGAAGCAATGTTTTAAGTAAAAACAAAGCCGCATTATTTTATGGTCTGTGTGTTATTGCAGGCGGGTGCCTGGTCGGGCCTCGTGTTGTAGAAACGCTCGTAAAGAAGATATCCTATACAGAGATCAGCCTGTTATCCGGCGGAATAATAATCGCGGCCTCGGCAATAACCATGTTTTTGAGCAATGTGCTGAAAGTGCCGCAATCTACGAGCTTTGTTACCGTAGCGAGTTTTGTCGGCGCGGGTTTATTTTATGGCAGGGTCAACTGGTATACGGTGGGTAAGATACTGATGTTCGCGCTCGCCTTTTCTATAATATCTTTTATTCTCACGATCTTTATCAAGCGCAAAATATATCCGCCCCGGCATGGGAACCTAAGATTTTATGAAAATTTTTTCGTGCACAGGGAAAAGTTTAAAAAGTTTATAATTATTCATGATATGTATGCCGGTTTCAGCGTAGGAACGAATAACGTTGCTAATGTGGTGGCCCCACTAACAGGCTTATTAGGCATGGGCAACCTTTTTTGGTTATTTGCTATAAGCCCGTTTTTTGGATTGGGGGCTTATTTCGCGGGAGAGAGAATGATAAAATCCGTTTCAAAAGATATAATACCGGTAGGAGAGTTTTCTGCAAGTATAGTATCTTTTATTACGGCGACATTCGTACTGCTGGCATCTTTGTTAGGATTGCCGACCCCTTATGTGCAGTTCACGACATTTTCTCTCTTGGGGATAAGTTGTGTTAAAGATGGATTTAAAGTTACTGCAGAAAAATCTATAGTGAAAAGAATATTATGGGTTTGGGTGCTTGTACCGATTTTTACGGCGCTATTGAGTTTTGGCATACACAATATTTTTCACAATTATCTGGCACATTAA